The Sedimentibacter sp. zth1 DNA segment TGGCGACAAATCTAATATGCAGATGGAATATAAAGAGAATGAAAGCAAGCATAAGGAAAAGACTGACAGTATTGGTGCTATAGAAAGTAAATTAAAAGAATTAGAAACCACAAATAATGTTGTCTATGCGAAGACAATTGAAGATTATGAAAAGCATATCACAAATGGACCAGACAGTGCAGGTGGCACGTTGAAGGATAGAGCACGTTCTGAACGTTCATTGAGAGAAGCAGGTGAGAAGCTTACAGTAGCCCAAGCTTCATATAATGCTACCAGGACAGTAGATAATCGTTTGACAATGTCTGATAAGTCCAGAGCGGAATATGAGGCAAGAAAATCAAGAATTTGGATGGATGATTTGCAGGAGATACAGCAGAAGTTAAAAGAGCAGACTAGACGATATGAAGAAATCTTCAAGAATGAATTTGTACTTATGGTGCTCAAATCCTGTGAAGCAGCAAGAAACGATTTGAAACTAATAAATGCTGAATTAGCAAGATTGAAATTTAAATCTAAGTATGAATTTGATGTGAAATACGTTAAGGATGGTTCTGATTATGAAGAAATCCTTGATTATGCAAAGTATTTAAAAGAATGTGGGGAACTAGGGACTACATCTGAACAGATGACATTGGATGCGTTGACATCATATTCAAATGATAAGGGAGAGGAACTGGAAAAGAATATTCGAAATATTATCAACCGAATTATTGAAAACAATGATAAGGATCAAATCGAGCATTATGCTGATTATCGTAACTATATGACATACGAGATATTGCTTACAAATGATGTCCTCAGAAAAGCTAAGCTTTCACAACAGTCTGGCTATAATTCAGGGGCTGAAGTTCAGATTCCATACATGCTAATTTTGTTATCTGCATTGTTGATGATTTACAATGATAAACTTAATTCAACAAGACTTGTTTTTATTGATGAACCATTTTCAAAAATGGATCCAACTAATGTCAAAATCATGCTTGGATTTATGAAGGAGCAGAATCTTCAGATGATTTTCTGTGCACCTGATAAGACTGAGTTAATTGGTGATGAATGTGAAGTTGTAATGCCCGTTATTAGAACTCAAGCTGACTTGATGGAGATTGGTATTGTTAAAATGCACAAGGGAGTGTAGTGAGTGAAATACGAGGAGAAGATACTTAAGCTTTTGGTTGAAAAATATCGTAAGAGTAAAAAGGACTTTGGTGATAATAAAACCAATAGAAGAACTCAGGTCAAACCGGAAAAGTTATATAAAAAATATAACGCTAACGATGGTGATTTTGAAGAAATATCAAGACTTAATAAAATGGTAAATGAGTTGACAGAGAAAGGCTTTGTTTATAGTGATATAGAAATCTTTGGAACACAAATACAGAGCATATATCTCGTTGATGAGCGAATTCAGGATATTGAGAAATATCTAATAGATAAGTATGGATATGTGTCGAAAGACATGCAGATTGAGCAGTTGCAAGCTCTGATTGACTGCTACATAAATGCTTCACCTATATGTGAAAAAGAATGCGTACTGTTATCGGAGAGTATAGATAATAGAAGAATTCCAAAGAACATAGAGGCACTTGATGATGTTTTCAAAGCGATTTCGTTTATAGAGAATAATTTGGATGATTTATACATCAGAGAAGTTTCGATGAAAGTTTATGGTGATTCAAAGTTCTTTGAGACTGTAACGTTACAACAGGTGTGTACTTTGTTATGTAAGTATTCAGATAGAACAAATGAAGACAATGAGCTGATTGATGAAGTCCTGGTGGATTATCATATTTATAAAGAGCCTCAGAAACTTTGCATTAAAGGAAACGTGGTTATAACTATTTTTGGCATAGAGGTGGATGTAAGTGTTTTCTCTGAAGGAATAGAGTTCATGGCATCAGATTTTGAAAACATTCAGTCTGTAAATATACGTACTACGAAGTTCATGACTATTGAGAATAGGACAGCATATTTAAGGTACAAGGACGATGATATTGTTACCTTTTATCTTGGAGGTTATGCAAACAGATATCAACGAGAATTTATAAAGCTGATTTATGACTCAAATCCAGAGAAAAAATATTTACATTTTGGAGACATTGATGCAGGCGGTTACTGGATACATCACAATTTGTGTGAGATTACAGGGATTGCTTTTGATTTGTTTTGTATGTCATCTGACGAGCTTAAGAATAAAGAGTATGAGTCTTGTTTACATGGACTAACGGAAAATGATATAACAAGACTTCAGGAATTAAAAGAGATGGATGAATATGCCGATACAGTGAATTATATGTTAGATCACAATGTAAAACTGGAGCAGGAAATAATCAGTTTGGCTTTGATGAATAGGAAGTGACATCTCGAGAAAGTGCTCAGAACGACAACTGGGGACGTCAGATTACGCAAAAACCCAGTCTGACGGTTCTATCTTGATTTTTATAGAGTTGTTCTAAAAATTAACCATAACAAAGTTTATAGAATAGTTTTATATTATTTATGATGTGAAAATCATTAGAAGTATTGTGGCTGTCAATTAATATATGATTAAATGTAGAGTTTATGCTTGGAGATAATTTTAAACAATATAATTTGTTACATTTATTATTATCCAAAATATATTATTTTTTTATAAAATTAAAAAATTAACAAGAGATTTTGTTACATTTATTATTATTTATTTGTTACAATTATTTTTATATATCAACAATAGCCTAAAATCAAAGAATTTTAAGGTTTTTGAGCAAATATTGAAGTGCGTTTTATTTTCCCGCAGACTAAGGTTTGCGGGAATTTTTAATGTGGGGGTCTTATGAATATTAGGATTTTGTTTTATAAAATAAGATTTAACAATATTTAAATTAAAAATATTAAAACTTAGTATTGACATACTAAAATATTCAATGTATTATTTGAAGTGTATTATAGTAAAAAAATTGAAAGGAGGATTAACTTGGATATTAACATAGATTTGGCATTG contains these protein-coding regions:
- a CDS encoding Wadjet anti-phage system protein JetD domain-containing protein, with translation MKYEEKILKLLVEKYRKSKKDFGDNKTNRRTQVKPEKLYKKYNANDGDFEEISRLNKMVNELTEKGFVYSDIEIFGTQIQSIYLVDERIQDIEKYLIDKYGYVSKDMQIEQLQALIDCYINASPICEKECVLLSESIDNRRIPKNIEALDDVFKAISFIENNLDDLYIREVSMKVYGDSKFFETVTLQQVCTLLCKYSDRTNEDNELIDEVLVDYHIYKEPQKLCIKGNVVITIFGIEVDVSVFSEGIEFMASDFENIQSVNIRTTKFMTIENRTAYLRYKDDDIVTFYLGGYANRYQREFIKLIYDSNPEKKYLHFGDIDAGGYWIHHNLCEITGIAFDLFCMSSDELKNKEYESCLHGLTENDITRLQELKEMDEYADTVNYMLDHNVKLEQEIISLALMNRK